In the genome of Gemmatimonadota bacterium, one region contains:
- the atpA gene encoding F0F1 ATP synthase subunit alpha gives MATDSMLRPGELKDILLKEIEAADLGSMDVNDVGTVLEVKDGIALIYGLKRAIAGEMLEFTARETGDTITGLVLNLEQDSVGAAIMGDYLKLKEGDEVRCTGRLLEIKTGPKMLGRVVDALGLPVDGLGPIDTVNARPVEMIAPGIIVRQPVTEPLQTGIKAIDAMIPIGRGQRELIIGDRGTGKTAIAIDTIINQKGTGVVCVYVAIGQKRSTVATVVQKLKDAGAMDYTVVVVASASDPAPLQFIAPYTGCAIAEYFMYEEGKPTLCVYDDLSKQAAAYRQMSLILRRPPGREAYPGDIFYLHSRLLERAAKISTDPELTKNDPRIKVPGGSLTALPIIETQAGDVSAYIPTNVISITDGQIFLQTDLFYANVRPAVDVGISVSRVGGNAQIKAMKKVAGPLRLSLAQYRELEAFAQFGSDLDAATQRQLARGARMVEILKQPQYQPVPVEEQIASLYAVTNGHLDAVDVKNIRQWEADFLAWVRTSRTQVLELLREKKALTDDVEAELKSAIEAFIPMFSPA, from the coding sequence ATGGCGACGGATTCGATGCTCCGCCCCGGCGAACTGAAGGACATTCTCCTCAAGGAGATCGAGGCAGCCGACCTCGGCTCGATGGACGTCAATGACGTCGGCACCGTCCTCGAAGTGAAGGACGGCATCGCGCTCATCTATGGCCTCAAGCGGGCGATCGCGGGCGAAATGCTCGAGTTCACCGCGCGGGAGACCGGCGACACCATCACCGGCCTCGTGCTCAACCTCGAGCAGGACTCGGTCGGCGCCGCCATCATGGGCGACTACCTGAAGCTCAAGGAAGGCGATGAGGTGCGTTGCACCGGCCGCCTCCTCGAGATCAAGACCGGCCCGAAGATGCTCGGCCGCGTGGTCGACGCCCTGGGCCTGCCGGTGGACGGTCTCGGACCGATCGACACGGTGAATGCGCGTCCGGTCGAAATGATCGCGCCGGGCATCATCGTGCGTCAGCCAGTGACCGAGCCGCTGCAGACCGGCATCAAGGCGATCGATGCGATGATTCCGATCGGCCGCGGCCAGCGCGAGCTGATCATCGGCGATCGTGGCACCGGCAAGACCGCCATCGCGATCGACACGATCATCAACCAGAAGGGCACCGGCGTTGTCTGCGTCTACGTCGCCATCGGGCAGAAGCGCTCGACCGTGGCCACCGTGGTGCAGAAGCTGAAGGATGCCGGCGCGATGGATTACACCGTCGTCGTCGTCGCCTCGGCCTCCGACCCGGCCCCGCTGCAGTTCATCGCGCCATACACCGGCTGCGCCATCGCCGAATACTTCATGTATGAAGAGGGGAAGCCGACCCTCTGCGTGTACGACGACCTTTCCAAGCAGGCCGCCGCGTACCGCCAGATGTCGCTGATTCTCCGCCGCCCGCCGGGCCGCGAAGCGTATCCGGGCGACATCTTCTACCTGCACTCCCGTCTGCTCGAGCGCGCCGCCAAGATCAGCACCGATCCGGAGCTGACGAAGAACGATCCGCGCATCAAGGTGCCGGGTGGCTCGCTGACGGCGCTGCCGATCATCGAGACCCAGGCCGGCGACGTCTCGGCGTACATCCCGACCAACGTGATCTCGATCACCGACGGTCAGATCTTCCTGCAGACCGACCTCTTCTACGCCAACGTCCGTCCGGCCGTCGACGTCGGCATCTCGGTCTCACGCGTCGGTGGTAACGCCCAGATCAAGGCGATGAAGAAGGTCGCCGGTCCGCTGCGTCTCTCGCTGGCGCAGTACCGCGAGCTCGAGGCCTTCGCGCAGTTCGGTTCCGACCTCGATGCCGCCACGCAGCGTCAGCTTGCGCGCGGCGCCCGCATGGTCGAGATCCTCAAGCAGCCGCAGTACCAGCCGGTGCCGGTCGAAGAGCAGATTGCCTCGCTCTACGCCGTCACCAACGGCCACCTCGATGCGGTGGACGTGAAGAACATCCGTCAGTGGGAAGCAGACTTCCTCGCGTGGGTGCGCACGTCGCGCACGCAGGTCCTGGAACTGCTCCGCGAGAAGAAGGCGCTGACCGATGACGTCGAGGCCGAGCTGAAGTCGGCGATCGAAGCGTTCATCCCGATGTTCTCGCCGGCGTAA
- a CDS encoding helix-turn-helix domain-containing protein, whose amino-acid sequence MRSPSRGSLPVVAALLERRPAILALRRALPASVAKLLTARSPTHLAALLSRNILEAIILGPESVRGVVLQSLRRDFPGVPLLLYAPLRSDDADLVLRAHRDRVAALALEGLDEPVLGRLVRRHGLTARRQEELIPLGPRLGLLEPLQQRAWVEVVTGAPGGLTTAVLARRLKVRRETLSRSFAAGGAPSLKRAIDAVRLVAAGQLLGNPGYRVADVAQLLGFSSVSLLQRTARRTFGVSARGLALLDGSHLAAALQGDGPPAGWA is encoded by the coding sequence GTGCGCTCACCTTCGAGGGGATCTCTGCCGGTCGTCGCCGCGCTGCTCGAGCGGCGCCCCGCGATCCTCGCGTTGCGGCGAGCGCTCCCCGCATCGGTTGCCAAGCTGCTGACAGCGCGTTCACCAACGCATCTTGCCGCACTCCTCTCCCGCAACATCCTCGAAGCGATCATCCTCGGACCGGAATCGGTGCGCGGCGTGGTGCTGCAATCGCTGCGGCGCGATTTCCCTGGGGTGCCGCTCCTCCTCTATGCCCCGTTGCGATCGGATGACGCCGACCTGGTGCTGCGAGCACACCGCGATCGGGTCGCGGCGCTCGCCCTCGAGGGGCTCGATGAGCCGGTGCTCGGCCGCCTGGTCCGCCGACACGGGCTCACTGCCCGGCGCCAGGAGGAGTTGATCCCGCTCGGCCCCCGCCTCGGCCTGCTAGAGCCACTGCAGCAGCGGGCCTGGGTCGAGGTCGTGACGGGGGCTCCGGGGGGACTCACGACGGCGGTACTGGCGCGTAGACTCAAGGTCCGGAGAGAGACCCTTTCCCGGAGCTTTGCAGCGGGGGGGGCGCCCTCGCTCAAGCGGGCAATCGACGCGGTCCGGCTGGTGGCCGCCGGGCAGCTGCTCGGGAATCCCGGGTACCGGGTCGCCGATGTGGCGCAATTGCTCGGATTTTCTTCGGTATCGCTGCTGCAGCGGACCGCGCGGCGGACCTTCGGGGTCTCGGCTCGGGGGCTGGCCCTGCTCGACGGGAGCCATCTCGCCGCGGCCCTGCAGGGAGACGGCCCCCCGGCCGGCTGGGCGTAA
- a CDS encoding NUDIX domain-containing protein has product MASKKRAEREVSAGGIVFRRDPDQTARFLLIRDSYQHWGFPKGHLEDEETPADAAMRETREETGLEQLIHQGPIRIIDWHFRFRGRYIHKFCHFFLFESPAGDAVPQVDEGITAVRWEVLDKALEVLSYDNARGVLRRGAEMARTLVAVGQGRPKGRPAPIPPASNAL; this is encoded by the coding sequence ATGGCGTCCAAGAAGCGCGCAGAGCGAGAAGTCTCGGCTGGCGGCATCGTGTTCCGACGCGATCCCGACCAGACCGCGCGCTTCCTCCTGATCCGGGATTCCTATCAGCACTGGGGCTTTCCCAAGGGGCACCTCGAGGACGAGGAGACGCCCGCCGATGCGGCGATGCGCGAGACCCGGGAAGAGACCGGCCTCGAGCAGCTGATTCATCAGGGCCCGATCCGGATCATCGACTGGCACTTCCGCTTTCGCGGGCGCTACATCCACAAGTTCTGCCACTTCTTCCTGTTCGAGTCTCCGGCTGGCGACGCGGTGCCGCAGGTCGATGAGGGAATCACGGCGGTGCGCTGGGAAGTGCTCGACAAGGCGCTCGAGGTGCTCAGCTACGACAATGCCCGCGGCGTGCTGCGGCGCGGCGCCGAGATGGCGCGTACCCTGGTCGCGGTCGGGCAGGGGCGGCCGAAGGGACGGCCCGCACCAATCCCCCCCGCCAGTAATGCTCTCTAG
- a CDS encoding MlaD family protein: MTRSRDFTVGASVVGAIVVVIAAALWLGGIGPRGPKSLYTARFRTVGGVKAGDPVVLRGVKVGRVEAVRLAEGDWVETDLRMVAPDEIPDQPVAIAVSASLFGEWQIAVTDSGRAPNDPDVRQALAEARIGAKGRWPGATLPDIGQLTAQASRIASDIAVVTNRVSGAVDSQSIADIRGSVRDLRRMADQLVNFTQRQTSAMDKVVGNAANSSDDIAKASQHLQATLSRVDSSTASGELNAMVHDARDATAQLKASSGDLRQLTVAARDQRERLVHIITSTDSVLTRLQSGQGTLGLLSTDSTLYREATKTVVQLRTLLADIQVNPRRYFRFSVF; the protein is encoded by the coding sequence ATGACGCGGTCACGCGACTTCACGGTGGGTGCCTCGGTGGTCGGCGCGATTGTCGTCGTGATCGCCGCAGCGCTCTGGCTCGGTGGCATCGGGCCGCGCGGACCGAAGTCACTCTACACGGCGCGCTTCCGCACCGTGGGCGGCGTGAAGGCCGGCGACCCGGTGGTGCTGCGCGGTGTGAAGGTCGGGCGGGTTGAAGCGGTGCGGCTCGCCGAGGGCGACTGGGTCGAGACCGACCTGCGGATGGTCGCGCCGGACGAGATCCCCGATCAGCCGGTCGCGATTGCGGTCTCGGCCTCACTCTTTGGCGAGTGGCAGATCGCGGTCACTGATTCCGGACGCGCACCGAATGATCCCGATGTGCGTCAGGCACTTGCCGAGGCACGAATCGGCGCGAAGGGGCGCTGGCCGGGGGCGACGCTTCCCGACATCGGCCAGCTCACCGCGCAGGCCAGCCGGATAGCCAGCGACATCGCAGTGGTGACGAACCGGGTCTCGGGCGCTGTCGACTCGCAATCGATTGCCGACATTCGCGGTTCGGTGCGCGACCTGCGGCGGATGGCCGATCAACTGGTGAACTTCACTCAGCGCCAGACCAGTGCGATGGACAAGGTGGTTGGCAATGCCGCCAACAGCTCCGATGATATCGCGAAGGCGAGCCAGCACTTGCAGGCGACGCTGTCGCGCGTCGATTCGTCGACGGCGTCCGGCGAACTCAACGCAATGGTGCACGATGCCCGCGATGCCACGGCACAGCTCAAGGCCTCCAGCGGCGACCTGCGGCAACTCACCGTGGCTGCTCGGGATCAGCGCGAACGCCTGGTTCATATCATCACCAGTACCGACAGTGTGTTGACGCGCTTGCAGTCGGGGCAGGGGACGCTGGGGTTGCTCTCGACCGACTCGACGCTCTATCGTGAAGCCACGAAGACGGTGGTGCAGCTGCGGACACTGCTCGCCGATATCCAGGTTAACCCGCGCAGGTATTTCCGCTTCTCTGTCTTCTAG
- a CDS encoding ATP-binding cassette domain-containing protein — protein sequence MIRFLDVHKQFGSRVVLNGFSLDVPDGKTTVLIGASGSGKSVTLKHVVGLLRPDSGSVEVDGRAVETLETEALTALRREIGFVFQSAALFDSLTIEENIRLGLLRQQLDPDEINARVTRSLGIVGLPDVLERHPAELSGGMRKRVGIARAIALQPRYILWDEPTTGLDPVTSATMDLLMRRTRDELGVTSLIVTHDMRSAFTVGDRLAMLHEGRVRAQGSVAEMQASTDPLVQQFINGRPE from the coding sequence GTGATCCGTTTTCTCGATGTGCACAAGCAGTTCGGTAGTCGCGTCGTGCTCAACGGATTCTCGCTCGACGTGCCCGACGGCAAGACCACCGTGCTCATCGGTGCGTCGGGCTCCGGCAAGAGCGTGACCCTCAAGCACGTCGTGGGATTGCTGCGACCCGACAGCGGCTCGGTGGAAGTCGACGGCCGCGCAGTCGAGACGCTCGAGACCGAGGCGCTCACGGCGCTGCGCCGCGAGATCGGCTTTGTCTTCCAGTCGGCTGCGCTCTTCGATTCCCTCACCATCGAAGAGAACATCCGCCTCGGTCTGCTGCGGCAGCAACTCGACCCCGACGAGATCAATGCCCGGGTCACCCGGTCGCTCGGCATTGTTGGCCTTCCCGATGTGCTCGAGCGGCACCCGGCCGAACTTTCGGGCGGGATGCGCAAGCGCGTGGGGATCGCCCGCGCGATCGCCTTGCAGCCGCGTTACATTCTCTGGGACGAACCGACGACCGGCCTCGACCCAGTGACCTCCGCCACGATGGATCTCCTGATGCGCCGAACCCGAGATGAACTCGGCGTCACCTCCCTGATCGTGACCCACGATATGCGCTCGGCATTCACCGTCGGCGATCGCCTGGCGATGCTGCACGAAGGACGCGTGCGGGCCCAGGGGAGTGTGGCGGAGATGCAGGCGTCGACCGATCCGCTGGTCCAGCAATTCATCAACGGGCGACCGGAATGA
- a CDS encoding ABC transporter permease yields MPSLDNLLSSVGSSTRRAARALRDTATWRPLLLGQMQRLGVESVPIGLFIALFTGIVLALLASYIFTGSVPRYFVGALVGKTIMMELGPVLTGMALAGRVGANIAAEIGTMKVTEQVDALETLAYNPDSYLVVPRVIAATVMFPVVTAFAVIVGIGAGWITATALLDLSNFEFAKGLKFFYHFKDLWFGLLKSASFGFAVALLGAHRGLSTTGGAEGVGRETTRAVVLGCEAILVLDAFWALVLL; encoded by the coding sequence GTGCCGTCCCTCGACAATCTCCTCTCGTCCGTAGGCTCCTCCACCCGCCGCGCGGCGCGTGCCCTGCGCGACACCGCCACCTGGCGCCCACTCCTCCTCGGCCAGATGCAGCGGCTCGGAGTCGAGTCGGTGCCGATCGGGCTCTTCATCGCCCTCTTCACCGGCATCGTCCTCGCCCTGCTGGCGTCGTACATCTTCACCGGCTCGGTGCCGCGCTACTTCGTCGGCGCCCTCGTCGGCAAGACGATCATGATGGAGCTTGGGCCCGTCCTCACCGGGATGGCGCTCGCCGGCAGGGTCGGTGCCAACATCGCGGCCGAGATCGGCACGATGAAGGTGACCGAACAGGTCGATGCCCTCGAGACGCTCGCGTACAATCCCGATTCCTATCTGGTGGTGCCGCGGGTCATCGCGGCGACGGTGATGTTCCCGGTGGTGACCGCCTTCGCCGTGATCGTCGGGATCGGTGCGGGTTGGATCACGGCCACGGCACTGCTCGACCTTTCCAATTTCGAGTTCGCCAAGGGACTGAAGTTCTTCTACCACTTCAAGGACCTCTGGTTCGGCCTGCTCAAGAGCGCGTCGTTCGGCTTCGCCGTCGCCCTGCTGGGCGCCCATCGCGGCCTCTCCACCACCGGCGGCGCCGAGGGCGTTGGTCGCGAGACGACGCGCGCCGTGGTCCTGGGTTGTGAAGCGATCCTGGTGCTCGATGCCTTCTGGGCGCTGGTGCTGCTGTGA
- a CDS encoding fasciclin domain-containing protein: MFTRFMALAALTLAVVPAAQAQNPMVGGAAMYRTKDIIDNAVNSKDHTTLVAAVKAAGLVETLKGKGPFTVFAPTNEAFAALPAGTVESLLKPENKATLTKILTYHVVAGKWDAKSVMAAIKAGGGKAEVKTVQGESLWLSTGMMGKMQMVMVTDAKGNVAHVTIADVMQSNGVIHVVDKVLMP, from the coding sequence ATGTTTACTCGCTTCATGGCACTGGCCGCGCTGACCCTGGCCGTTGTTCCCGCCGCCCAGGCCCAGAACCCGATGGTCGGCGGCGCCGCGATGTACCGCACCAAGGACATCATCGACAACGCGGTGAACTCGAAGGACCACACCACGCTGGTCGCTGCGGTGAAGGCCGCCGGACTGGTGGAGACTCTCAAGGGGAAGGGGCCGTTCACGGTCTTCGCCCCCACGAATGAGGCGTTCGCGGCCCTCCCGGCCGGCACGGTCGAATCACTGCTCAAGCCCGAGAACAAGGCGACCCTCACCAAGATCCTGACCTACCACGTCGTCGCCGGGAAGTGGGACGCGAAGTCGGTGATGGCCGCGATCAAGGCCGGCGGCGGCAAGGCCGAAGTGAAGACGGTACAGGGCGAGTCGCTCTGGCTCTCCACCGGGATGATGGGCAAGATGCAGATGGTGATGGTGACAGACGCCAAGGGAAACGTGGCGCACGTGACGATTGCCGACGTGATGCAGAGCAATGGCGTGATTCATGTGGTGGATAAGGTGTTGATGCCGTAA
- a CDS encoding RNA polymerase sigma factor RpoD/SigA, translated as MSDAFTPAPRVPRTTSFADEASLAEILADESTAKRKPRKRETARSLGVRDADHDNLDQYLFEVSRTPLLTSDQEVAIARRVRRGDEEAMQELVKRNLRFVISVAKKYQNRGMALTDLIGEGNLGLMTAAKKFDPDQGVKFISYAVWWIRQSILAALARQGRTVRVPLNRTADLSRIIRTAESLRQDLRREPTPEELAVATGLALDVVQSLASLNVAEVRLDAPLDLDGDRSLIDRFVGQDYVDPETEVMERFLTEEIDLALRTLPPRDSKVLRLYFGLDGGREHTLEEIGSMLGVTRERVRQLRDRALKRLKEGDVGRALASYAA; from the coding sequence TTGTCCGACGCCTTTACTCCAGCGCCCCGCGTCCCCCGGACGACCTCCTTCGCCGACGAGGCCTCCCTCGCCGAGATTCTGGCGGATGAGAGCACCGCGAAGCGGAAGCCCCGCAAACGGGAAACCGCCCGCTCCCTCGGCGTGCGCGACGCCGATCACGACAATCTCGACCAGTACCTCTTTGAGGTCTCCCGCACCCCGCTGCTGACCTCCGACCAGGAAGTCGCCATCGCCCGCCGCGTTCGCCGGGGCGACGAAGAGGCGATGCAGGAGCTGGTCAAGCGCAATCTCCGCTTCGTCATCTCGGTCGCAAAGAAGTACCAGAATCGCGGCATGGCCCTCACCGACCTGATCGGCGAAGGGAACCTCGGCCTGATGACGGCGGCGAAGAAGTTCGACCCCGACCAGGGCGTGAAGTTCATCTCCTACGCCGTGTGGTGGATTCGCCAGTCGATCCTCGCCGCGCTCGCGCGCCAGGGCCGCACCGTGCGGGTGCCGCTCAATCGCACCGCCGACCTGTCGCGGATCATTCGCACTGCCGAGTCACTGCGACAGGATTTGCGTCGCGAACCGACTCCCGAAGAGCTTGCCGTCGCCACCGGGCTCGCGCTCGATGTGGTGCAGTCGCTCGCGTCGCTCAACGTGGCGGAAGTGCGCCTCGACGCGCCGCTCGACCTGGATGGTGATCGCTCCCTCATCGATCGCTTCGTCGGCCAGGACTACGTCGATCCGGAAACGGAAGTGATGGAGCGCTTCCTCACTGAAGAGATCGATCTCGCCCTGCGCACGCTGCCGCCGCGCGACTCGAAGGTGCTGCGTCTCTACTTCGGCCTCGATGGCGGCCGCGAGCATACCCTTGAAGAGATCGGCTCGATGCTCGGCGTGACCCGCGAGCGCGTGCGCCAGTTGCGCGATCGCGCGCTGAAGCGGCTCAAGGAAGGGGATGTCGGGCGGGCGCTCGCGAGCTACGCCGCGTAG
- a CDS encoding LytTR family DNA-binding domain-containing protein, whose amino-acid sequence MTQSVNGEVFSVGGLRRRYEGFGLGLTPLIPGWIAAFAASRGALGERAMIIGGLATGLTIVLGVPVWEIALRTRWSRDVQVGFLVRHAGGAAVFVVAWIWLQYALNPFRVRGVADALMTSQALPWQAITGFSVYLAFVAVASIICLRNERGEGVPLQQGPVQHPPLAHIPVRIGMRTEVIPVSAIQRLEGCDDYVAVFADGRRVLASERLSRLANQLDGSRFVRVHRSHIVNLDYVRAIESLPGSRVRIVMRSGDSVTASRAGTAAIRAMFRQR is encoded by the coding sequence ATGACTCAATCGGTGAACGGTGAGGTTTTCTCGGTCGGCGGCTTGCGGCGGCGATACGAAGGGTTCGGACTCGGGTTGACGCCCCTGATTCCGGGCTGGATCGCCGCGTTCGCGGCAAGCCGAGGGGCGCTGGGCGAGCGGGCGATGATCATCGGAGGGCTCGCCACCGGATTGACCATCGTGCTCGGCGTTCCAGTCTGGGAGATTGCGCTGCGCACCCGGTGGTCACGGGATGTTCAGGTCGGTTTTCTCGTGCGCCACGCGGGCGGCGCGGCGGTGTTCGTGGTCGCATGGATCTGGCTCCAGTACGCGCTCAATCCATTTCGAGTGCGCGGCGTGGCCGATGCGCTGATGACCTCGCAAGCACTGCCATGGCAGGCGATCACCGGTTTCTCGGTCTACCTTGCGTTCGTGGCGGTGGCGAGCATCATCTGCCTGCGGAACGAGAGAGGCGAGGGTGTGCCCCTGCAACAGGGTCCGGTGCAGCACCCTCCGCTGGCGCACATACCCGTACGCATCGGGATGCGGACGGAGGTCATTCCCGTCAGCGCCATCCAGCGGCTGGAAGGCTGCGATGACTACGTCGCAGTCTTCGCCGATGGTCGACGGGTGCTCGCGTCCGAGCGTCTCTCCCGACTGGCCAATCAACTCGACGGATCCCGTTTCGTGCGGGTGCATAGATCGCACATCGTCAATCTGGACTACGTCCGGGCGATTGAGAGCCTGCCTGGGAGTCGGGTGCGCATTGTGATGCGAAGTGGTGACTCGGTGACCGCCAGTCGCGCGGGGACAGCTGCGATTCGTGCGATGTTCCGGCAACGGTGA
- a CDS encoding VOC family protein: protein MTIKKLDHISVVVDDLAQAVAFFTALGMTSVGEAPIEGEWVDRINGLQGIRVNIVMMRTPDGHGQLELTKFHSPELVTLDPAIAPPNALGLRSVMFNVENVDETVARLRAHGATLLGEVVQYGDQYRLCYVRGPAGVIVALAEAL from the coding sequence ATGACAATCAAGAAGCTGGACCACATCAGCGTCGTCGTCGACGACCTCGCCCAGGCCGTGGCCTTTTTCACGGCCCTCGGCATGACCTCCGTCGGCGAGGCACCCATCGAGGGAGAATGGGTGGATCGCATCAACGGATTGCAAGGGATTCGCGTCAACATCGTGATGATGCGGACGCCCGATGGCCATGGCCAGCTGGAACTCACGAAATTCCACAGCCCGGAGCTGGTCACGCTCGACCCGGCGATCGCGCCGCCCAACGCCCTGGGACTCAGGAGTGTCATGTTCAACGTGGAGAACGTCGACGAAACCGTCGCTCGACTGCGCGCGCACGGCGCAACGCTCCTCGGCGAAGTGGTTCAATATGGGGATCAGTACCGGCTCTGCTACGTGCGAGGGCCTGCAGGCGTCATCGTCGCGCTCGCCGAGGCGCTTTGA
- a CDS encoding SRPBCC domain-containing protein, translating to MSFLIIAALLASPASTSPDPVVRYEFTVAAPRDSVWAAWTTERGLRSFFGPGSRIELRTFGEFQIQFDPNAKPGSRGAEGNVVLAFEPLRMLTTTWDAPPKFPMARAQRTFLQITLAAESPRATRVTIQQSGFGAGEEWQQVYRYFLGAWTWVGAALQYRFDVGPIDWSHPPDLLPRMKSIGGDIAVEWARTQG from the coding sequence ATGTCGTTCCTCATCATCGCCGCACTGCTGGCCAGCCCAGCCTCGACCTCGCCGGACCCGGTCGTACGGTACGAGTTCACCGTCGCCGCGCCCCGTGACTCTGTGTGGGCCGCGTGGACAACCGAACGCGGTCTCCGCTCGTTTTTCGGGCCTGGATCCCGTATCGAGCTCCGCACCTTCGGCGAGTTTCAGATACAGTTCGATCCGAACGCGAAGCCCGGTTCCCGTGGTGCCGAGGGGAACGTGGTACTGGCATTTGAGCCCTTGCGCATGTTGACCACCACGTGGGACGCGCCACCCAAATTCCCGATGGCGCGCGCGCAACGAACGTTTCTGCAGATCACGCTCGCCGCTGAGTCACCGCGGGCAACACGGGTCACGATCCAGCAGTCCGGGTTCGGCGCAGGTGAGGAGTGGCAACAGGTGTACCGCTATTTCCTCGGCGCGTGGACCTGGGTTGGTGCCGCGCTCCAGTACCGCTTCGACGTGGGGCCGATCGACTGGTCACATCCGCCTGACTTGCTGCCCCGCATGAAGTCAATCGGGGGCGATATCGCGGTCGAATGGGCGAGGACCCAGGGGTAA
- a CDS encoding SRPBCC domain-containing protein, giving the protein MTNPAELVEELEIAAPPARVFEALVQPEQLRRWWGSDAMYRTTWVVDLRVGGEFICLATAPGAPEMTVRGRFLAVDPPRHLAYTWNASWDDSGETRVDYSLLPTPRGTLVRVTQTGFGSDADRAGYREGWTRILVWLNDWITLTPAES; this is encoded by the coding sequence ATGACCAACCCCGCCGAGCTTGTTGAGGAGCTTGAGATCGCCGCGCCGCCGGCGCGCGTTTTCGAGGCCCTCGTGCAGCCCGAACAACTCCGGCGCTGGTGGGGCAGCGACGCGATGTATCGCACCACCTGGGTTGTCGACCTCCGGGTTGGCGGCGAGTTCATCTGCCTGGCAACCGCCCCGGGCGCCCCGGAGATGACGGTCCGCGGACGCTTTCTTGCGGTCGATCCCCCTCGGCATCTCGCCTATACCTGGAACGCGAGTTGGGACGACTCTGGCGAGACACGAGTGGATTACAGCCTGCTGCCGACACCGCGAGGCACGCTCGTGCGCGTGACCCAGACCGGCTTTGGTTCGGATGCAGATCGGGCGGGATACCGCGAGGGTTGGACGCGCATTCTCGTTTGGCTCAACGATTGGATCACCCTCACACCAGCGGAGTCCTGA
- a CDS encoding metalloregulator ArsR/SmtB family transcription factor — MKDARTAAIFRALSDPTRLAIIARLRSGEVAAGDIAAPFQVSRPAISRHIRVLRRARLVRERRDGRNRFYSLAPAPLQLVDRWIATYRIYWQSRLHELKTFVESDPNF, encoded by the coding sequence ATGAAGGACGCCCGTACTGCCGCCATTTTTCGCGCGTTGTCCGACCCCACGCGCCTCGCCATCATTGCCCGACTTCGTTCAGGCGAAGTGGCGGCTGGCGACATCGCCGCGCCCTTCCAGGTGAGCCGTCCAGCGATCTCGCGGCACATTCGCGTCCTGCGGCGTGCGCGACTCGTGCGCGAGCGCCGCGACGGGCGCAATCGCTTCTATTCGCTCGCGCCCGCTCCCCTGCAACTTGTTGATCGCTGGATCGCCACCTATCGGATCTACTGGCAGTCGCGGCTCCATGAACTCAAGACATTCGTCGAATCCGACCCAAACTTCTGA
- a CDS encoding metalloregulator ArsR/SmtB family transcription factor — protein MVARYRLANAEIDLLFRALADSTRRDIVARLADAPASVSTLAARYDMSFAAVQKHVAVLEEAGLVTKKSLGRERIVTGNPAQLARARAALTQLEGLWHSRFSQLDAVLAEPTTKRK, from the coding sequence ATGGTTGCACGTTACCGTCTCGCCAATGCGGAAATCGACCTCCTCTTCCGCGCCCTCGCCGACTCCACGCGGCGCGATATCGTCGCGCGGCTCGCCGACGCCCCGGCGTCGGTCTCGACCCTCGCGGCGCGCTACGACATGTCGTTCGCGGCGGTGCAGAAGCACGTGGCCGTCCTCGAGGAGGCCGGCCTGGTCACCAAGAAGTCCCTCGGCCGGGAGCGGATCGTGACTGGCAACCCCGCACAACTCGCCCGCGCGCGCGCCGCGCTCACCCAACTCGAGGGGCTCTGGCACTCTCGATTCAGCCAGCTCGATGCCGTCCTGGCCGAGCCCACGACGAAGAGGAAATAG